A region from the uncultured Macellibacteroides sp. genome encodes:
- a CDS encoding MFS transporter produces MSTKKIFGFERNVFYTGVTSFFTDTSTKMIYSVMPLFLLSIGASKTTIALIEGIAESTASLLKAFSGYWSDKIGKNKPFMIIGYGITALITPLYAFVSYPIQVLVFRFLERTGKGLRTAPRDSLISASVKNNDAGKNFGFHKMMDNSGAIIGPLIAFGILYFFPKDYTKIFWLATIPAILGVITIIGFIKEASVVEKSKITKTSYKRLPKKFYLFLAIITIFSLGNSSDALLLIKTSETGVKASFIPLMYMIFNVVSVFFAVYIGKLSDRIGREKLIIAGFFIYALVYFLFGRFNHLTLFIVLFILYGLYSALTDGSQKAFISDIVSKELKGTGYGIYHAVLGITLLPASFIAGKLYDKIDSSVPFYFGGTMALIAAILMLWFSKKYSVRAK; encoded by the coding sequence ATGAGCACCAAAAAGATTTTCGGTTTTGAGCGGAATGTATTTTATACAGGAGTGACAAGTTTTTTTACTGACACTTCAACTAAAATGATATACAGTGTAATGCCGTTATTTTTGCTCTCTATTGGAGCATCGAAGACTACCATTGCCCTGATTGAAGGTATTGCCGAAAGTACTGCCTCTTTGCTGAAAGCTTTTTCCGGATATTGGAGTGATAAGATTGGAAAGAACAAACCCTTTATGATTATTGGGTATGGAATAACTGCTTTAATCACTCCTCTATATGCTTTTGTAAGTTATCCTATACAAGTGCTTGTTTTTCGTTTTCTGGAACGAACTGGCAAAGGACTTAGAACTGCCCCAAGGGATAGCCTGATAAGTGCATCAGTCAAAAATAACGATGCCGGAAAAAATTTTGGTTTTCATAAAATGATGGATAACAGCGGGGCAATTATTGGTCCACTTATCGCTTTTGGGATTCTCTATTTTTTTCCGAAGGATTATACTAAAATATTTTGGTTGGCAACTATACCGGCAATATTGGGTGTAATAACGATCATTGGCTTCATCAAAGAAGCCTCCGTTGTCGAAAAATCTAAAATTACAAAGACATCGTATAAGCGATTGCCAAAAAAGTTTTATTTGTTTCTTGCCATAATAACCATTTTTTCGCTTGGTAATTCGAGTGATGCCCTGTTACTCATTAAAACATCCGAGACAGGAGTAAAAGCGTCGTTTATCCCACTCATGTATATGATATTCAATGTAGTGTCGGTATTTTTTGCTGTCTATATCGGGAAACTTTCGGACAGGATAGGAAGGGAAAAATTAATTATTGCAGGGTTCTTTATTTATGCATTGGTCTATTTTCTGTTCGGCAGGTTCAACCATCTAACCCTTTTCATTGTATTATTTATATTGTATGGACTGTATAGCGCCCTGACCGACGGTAGCCAAAAAGCATTTATTTCAGACATTGTAAGCAAGGAGCTGAAAGGTACTGGTTACGGGATTTATCACGCTGTTTTAGGTATTACATTACTTCCTGCCAGCTTTATAGCCGGAAAATTATACGATAAAATTGATAGTTCTGTCCCATTCTATTTCGGTGGTACTATGGCTTTGATTGCTGCTATTCTTATGCTTTGGTTTAGCAAAAAATATTCCGTCAGGGCAAAGTAA
- a CDS encoding response regulator transcription factor: protein MKILIVEDEKALSNSIASYLKSGNYLCEIADNFKMALNKIESFDYDCILLDITLPDGNGLNVLKELKKNKRTDGVIIVSAKNSIDDKIDGLNLGADDYIAKPFHLSELSARISAVIRRRRFDGSVNIIVNEITIDTTANTVYVNDKLLDITRKEYDLLLYLAVNKNRVISKSAIAEHISGDNADYFDNFDFIYAHIKNLKKKLAIAGAEDYIKSIYGMGYKFEIN, encoded by the coding sequence ATGAAAATTCTAATTGTTGAAGACGAAAAGGCTTTGAGTAATAGTATAGCCTCTTATCTAAAATCAGGTAATTACCTTTGCGAGATAGCAGACAATTTCAAAATGGCACTCAATAAAATTGAAAGTTTTGATTATGATTGTATCTTGTTGGATATTACGTTGCCAGATGGCAATGGGCTGAATGTATTAAAAGAGTTGAAGAAAAATAAAAGGACCGACGGGGTAATTATTGTTTCAGCTAAGAACTCAATCGACGATAAAATTGATGGGCTTAATCTTGGTGCAGATGATTATATCGCCAAGCCTTTTCATTTGTCGGAACTAAGTGCAAGAATTTCTGCTGTTATTCGTCGCCGTAGATTTGACGGAAGCGTCAATATTATTGTTAACGAGATCACTATCGATACAACAGCTAACACAGTATATGTAAACGATAAGCTTTTGGACATAACAAGAAAGGAATATGATTTATTATTATATTTAGCCGTAAATAAAAATAGGGTAATTTCCAAATCAGCAATAGCAGAACATATTTCGGGCGACAATGCGGATTATTTTGACAATTTTGATTTTATCTACGCTCACATTAAAAACTTAAAGAAAAAATTGGCCATTGCAGGTGCTGAAGATTATATTAAATCTATCTATGGTATGGGGTATAAATTTGAAATAAATTGA
- a CDS encoding efflux RND transporter periplasmic adaptor subunit codes for MKAIHITMLVVSACLFSFYGCTSKQNKQQASSEPEVIPKTSVTVACPSDTIQLNEEVTLNATASYLLKSNVKANATGYITKVQIKLADYVKKRQVLFGLQTKEARALGNTINKLDSSFQFSGTTTVVSPSTGYVEMLDHQTGDYVQDGEILATITDASSFGFVMDVPYEYNQLITINKQLSVFLPDGRVLKGHVSKIMPSADKIAQTQEVLVKVENIGSIPENLIATIKLTKNKAYGLSVPKAAVLTNETQSSFWIMRLINDTTAIKTTITKGIETEQWVQVVSGNLSVKDRIITSGNYGLNDTAYVRIQK; via the coding sequence ATGAAGGCTATACATATCACTATGCTTGTAGTTTCAGCATGCTTGTTTTCCTTTTATGGATGTACAAGCAAACAAAACAAGCAGCAAGCTTCTTCAGAACCGGAAGTTATACCTAAAACGTCTGTAACTGTTGCTTGTCCTTCGGATACAATACAATTAAATGAGGAGGTTACTCTTAATGCAACTGCATCCTATTTACTCAAATCCAATGTAAAGGCAAATGCAACGGGTTACATAACCAAGGTGCAAATCAAATTGGCAGACTATGTAAAAAAAAGGCAGGTTCTGTTTGGCTTACAGACTAAAGAAGCAAGAGCTTTAGGCAATACTATTAATAAATTGGATTCTTCTTTCCAGTTTTCGGGAACAACTACAGTTGTTAGTCCGTCTACGGGTTACGTAGAAATGCTGGACCACCAGACAGGCGATTATGTTCAGGACGGCGAAATTCTGGCAACTATCACCGATGCAAGCAGTTTCGGGTTTGTAATGGATGTACCATACGAGTACAATCAGCTTATTACTATCAATAAACAATTATCGGTATTTTTACCGGATGGCAGGGTACTCAAAGGACATGTATCTAAAATAATGCCTTCGGCAGACAAGATAGCACAGACGCAAGAAGTATTGGTCAAAGTAGAAAATATCGGAAGTATTCCCGAAAACCTCATTGCTACAATTAAACTTACTAAAAATAAAGCCTATGGACTCTCGGTCCCTAAAGCTGCCGTATTAACAAATGAAACTCAGTCTTCTTTTTGGATAATGAGATTAATTAATGATACAACAGCTATTAAAACAACAATAACGAAAGGAATTGAAACAGAGCAATGGGTACAAGTTGTGTCGGGTAACCTTTCTGTAAAAGATCGCATTATCACTTCAGGTAATTACGGACTGAATGATACAGCCTACGTTCGAATTCAAAAATAA
- a CDS encoding phosphatase PAP2 family protein, with amino-acid sequence MTNTVMIKNQMRMFLLAILLLHNSTGYTQNENVQDSISTTKQEPLKIKFDNKLSYKQFIIPALLVGYGVYALECDGLKDFNTEVKEEIYLEHPHGFMHVDDYSQYAPAVAVFGLQALGIKGKNNIKDELIIYALSVGISTAVVYPLKKTTKIWRPDHSAPNSFPSGHTAISFASAEFLRREYKDISPWYGIAGYAVASGTGILRMYNNKHWFSDIAAGAGIGIASTTMAYWLHDKIKWGKKKKNTATIYPIYDSGVLGVGLVKNF; translated from the coding sequence ATGACAAACACCGTAATGATTAAAAATCAAATGAGAATGTTCCTTTTAGCCATCTTATTATTGCATAATAGTACAGGATATACACAAAACGAGAACGTTCAAGATAGTATTTCAACTACAAAACAAGAGCCGTTAAAAATAAAATTTGATAATAAATTATCTTATAAACAATTTATTATTCCAGCCTTGCTGGTTGGATACGGAGTATACGCATTGGAATGCGATGGATTAAAAGATTTTAATACTGAAGTAAAGGAAGAAATCTACTTAGAGCATCCGCACGGTTTTATGCACGTAGACGATTATAGTCAGTATGCGCCTGCTGTTGCTGTATTTGGTTTGCAAGCGTTAGGTATCAAAGGAAAAAATAATATAAAAGATGAACTTATTATTTATGCATTGTCTGTTGGGATTTCTACAGCGGTAGTTTATCCGTTAAAAAAAACGACTAAAATATGGAGACCAGATCATAGCGCGCCTAACTCTTTTCCATCAGGTCATACAGCCATCTCATTTGCTTCTGCCGAATTTTTACGAAGAGAGTATAAAGATATATCACCGTGGTACGGGATAGCAGGTTATGCAGTAGCTTCGGGAACTGGAATTCTAAGAATGTATAATAATAAACACTGGTTTAGTGATATTGCAGCCGGAGCAGGAATTGGAATTGCATCTACAACTATGGCTTATTGGCTGCATGATAAAATCAAGTGGGGTAAGAAGAAAAAGAATACTGCTACAATTTATCCAATTTATGACAGTGGGGTATTAGGTGTTGGCTTGGTGAAAAACTTTTAA
- a CDS encoding efflux RND transporter permease subunit, which translates to MQETFFVKYKSPIFILILLILFGGVFSYTEIKSSLFPQITFPKIKVIADAGQQPVDQMAVAVTRPLENAIKKVPDLEVLKSTTSRGSCEISAFMSWKADIDLSQQQVESKINQIRNQLPADIDITVEKMNPAILPVMGYSLNSNTINPIELKLMALYTIKPFLSQVSGVSEIRVIGGQDKEFWAVLDKGMMARLGLTPFVVAQAVNSTNFIKSNGYSHDYRYLYLTLTNTQLRNLEQLKNLVIKNDGNRIVYFKDIANINIHQAKQYIKVNANGKESILIAVIQQPNANVVELSNAMEQKIADLQKTLPPDVELKPYYAQADFVTDSIQSVTDALWIGLLLAIIVAVFFLKSWKASATILLTIPITLSLTMIILYALGQTFNIMTLGAIAASIGLIIDDAIVVVEQIHRTHEEFPEETSKTLVQKSINYLLKAMVGSSLSTIVIFIPFMLMSGVAGAYFKVMTNTMIITLVSSFFVTWLLLPVIYLLLSQIIKDKNLKHHDVLERKWVGFFIRRPIYSYLFIGALVGISVFIIPNINTGFLPEMDEGSIVLDYNSPPGSSLEETDRELREVEKILKTVPEVESYSRRTGTQMGFFITEPNRGDYLIQLKKNRDKTTEQVTNVIRTKIEATGLPLVVDFGQVIGDMLGDLMSSVQPIEIKIFGQDQKEIQLYSKKVANIVSKINGTADVFDGIVIAGPSIEVMPDLSILGQYAITPQDFQYQVQTLLEGNVVGNLFDKQQFTPIRILYSNNSNASLDQIENSMIALPNGQLKPLKEFATVTLAGGSAEINREDLQTLGIVTARLVNSNLGGTIKEIQNQIDKEINLPSGYTIVYGGAYADQQQSFKELLLILILSSLLVFTVILFLFRKIKVSFIILLISVLGISGSYILLYVTGTSLNVGSYTGLIMMVGIIGENAIFTFLQFHKSLINKTKEQALIYAISTRLRPKLMTAFGAVIALMPLALGIGTGAQMHQPLAIAIIGGFIVALPLLLIVLPTLLNKVNFTYDKHRND; encoded by the coding sequence ATGCAGGAAACATTTTTTGTAAAATACAAAAGTCCAATTTTTATACTTATCCTATTGATATTATTCGGTGGTGTATTTTCATATACGGAAATTAAATCTTCACTTTTTCCTCAAATTACTTTTCCTAAAATTAAAGTGATTGCCGATGCTGGTCAACAGCCTGTAGACCAAATGGCTGTTGCAGTTACACGTCCATTGGAGAATGCAATTAAGAAAGTACCGGATTTGGAAGTTTTAAAAAGCACCACTAGTCGTGGTAGTTGCGAAATATCCGCATTTATGTCATGGAAAGCAGACATAGATCTAAGTCAACAGCAAGTCGAATCAAAGATTAACCAAATTCGAAACCAGCTGCCAGCCGATATAGATATTACGGTTGAAAAGATGAATCCTGCCATTCTTCCGGTAATGGGTTATTCACTTAATTCCAATACCATCAATCCGATTGAGCTCAAACTGATGGCCTTATATACAATAAAACCTTTTCTTTCGCAAGTTTCCGGGGTGAGTGAAATCAGGGTGATTGGCGGGCAGGACAAAGAGTTTTGGGCTGTACTAGACAAGGGAATGATGGCAAGACTTGGTCTTACGCCGTTCGTTGTAGCACAAGCGGTAAATAGTACTAATTTCATTAAATCCAATGGCTATTCGCACGACTACCGATACCTTTATCTTACACTTACTAACACACAGTTAAGGAACCTGGAGCAACTTAAAAACCTTGTAATCAAAAATGATGGTAACCGGATTGTATATTTCAAAGATATAGCCAATATCAATATCCATCAGGCAAAGCAATACATTAAAGTAAATGCAAACGGGAAAGAAAGTATTTTGATTGCCGTTATACAACAGCCCAATGCCAATGTTGTGGAATTATCAAATGCAATGGAGCAAAAAATAGCCGACTTACAAAAGACATTGCCTCCTGATGTAGAGCTAAAGCCTTATTATGCACAAGCAGATTTCGTAACCGATTCCATACAGAGCGTAACTGATGCCCTATGGATAGGTTTACTGCTGGCAATTATAGTGGCTGTTTTTTTCCTTAAATCGTGGAAAGCAAGCGCAACCATTTTATTAACTATTCCCATTACGCTAAGCCTTACTATGATTATTTTATATGCTCTTGGACAAACCTTTAATATTATGACATTAGGGGCTATTGCGGCCTCCATTGGATTGATAATAGACGATGCCATTGTTGTGGTTGAACAGATACACCGTACACACGAAGAGTTTCCCGAAGAAACGAGTAAAACATTAGTTCAAAAATCAATTAATTATTTGCTTAAAGCCATGGTAGGCTCCTCTTTGAGTACCATTGTTATTTTTATACCTTTTATGTTAATGAGCGGTGTAGCCGGAGCCTACTTTAAGGTTATGACAAATACAATGATTATCACGTTGGTTAGTTCCTTTTTTGTAACGTGGTTATTGCTACCTGTTATTTATTTACTGTTATCTCAAATCATAAAAGATAAAAATCTAAAACATCACGATGTGCTTGAGCGCAAATGGGTAGGCTTTTTTATCAGAAGACCTATTTATTCTTACCTTTTCATTGGGGCTTTAGTTGGTATATCGGTGTTTATTATTCCAAACATCAATACCGGTTTTTTGCCTGAAATGGATGAAGGGAGCATTGTTTTGGATTATAATTCGCCTCCCGGATCATCCCTGGAAGAAACAGATCGGGAATTGAGAGAAGTAGAAAAAATATTGAAAACAGTTCCCGAAGTAGAATCTTACAGCCGGCGCACAGGTACACAAATGGGGTTCTTTATCACTGAACCTAACAGAGGAGATTATCTTATACAATTAAAAAAGAATAGAGACAAAACGACCGAACAGGTTACAAATGTAATTCGTACTAAAATAGAAGCAACCGGCTTACCGTTAGTTGTAGATTTTGGACAAGTAATTGGCGATATGTTGGGCGATTTAATGAGTAGCGTACAACCCATCGAAATTAAAATATTTGGACAAGATCAAAAAGAAATACAGCTTTATTCCAAAAAGGTGGCCAATATTGTGAGTAAGATAAATGGTACAGCCGATGTGTTTGATGGTATTGTTATTGCTGGCCCTTCCATAGAAGTAATGCCAGATCTTTCAATACTTGGGCAGTACGCTATTACGCCTCAGGATTTTCAGTATCAGGTTCAGACACTTTTAGAAGGTAATGTTGTGGGTAACTTGTTTGATAAACAACAATTTACCCCTATCAGAATCTTATACAGTAACAATAGCAACGCCTCACTAGATCAGATAGAGAATAGTATGATTGCTTTACCTAACGGACAATTGAAACCTTTAAAAGAATTTGCGACTGTTACTTTAGCCGGCGGATCAGCAGAAATAAACAGAGAAGATTTGCAAACACTAGGTATTGTTACAGCCAGATTGGTTAATAGCAACCTGGGTGGAACAATAAAAGAAATACAGAATCAAATTGATAAAGAAATAAACCTACCATCGGGGTATACCATTGTGTACGGAGGTGCCTATGCCGATCAGCAACAGTCGTTTAAAGAACTACTGCTTATCTTAATTCTATCCAGCTTGTTAGTGTTTACTGTGATATTATTTTTATTTAGAAAGATAAAAGTATCATTCATTATTTTACTAATCTCTGTTTTAGGTATTTCCGGCAGCTACATATTGTTGTATGTTACTGGCACTTCTTTAAACGTAGGCAGTTATACCGGATTAATTATGATGGTAGGCATTATTGGCGAAAATGCCATTTTCACTTTCCTTCAGTTTCACAAAAGCCTTATCAATAAAACAAAAGAACAAGCGCTAATTTATGCCATCAGTACCCGGCTCCGCCCCAAATTAATGACGGCGTTTGGTGCCGTCATTGCGTTGATGCCATTGGCGTTAGGTATTGGTACAGGCGCACAAATGCACCAGCCTTTGGCTATTGCAATTATAGGCGGCTTTATTGTGGCTCTACCTCTTTTACTCATTGTATTACCTACATTACTAAACAAAGTAAATTTCACATATGACAAACACCGTAATGATTAA
- a CDS encoding TolC family protein, protein MLHLSEARRITDNFIKVLFVVGLGICEGASAQQPKKLDYFITSAQANSPVLNDYNNQVCSLKIDSLKLKADYGFKVDGIGNASYSPVIKKWGYDNNLSDGQTLAAIIRVSRELPVKGNINARLVNYSLGIQQLLNQSQITIQTLNRAITEQYINTYASQQQYQVINEVVHLLEQEDDVLSKLTQTATFKQTDYLSFKVTLQQNILALKQCNAEWKNEYALLSYLSGIVDSTTQSIDPPTLSDDSFVPFEESIYALSSNTDSLKLTNEARIVNYDYKPRLSAYADAGYSSTLTVAPYKNLGWSTGLNLTVPIYDGHKKKMQLRQNKLSQDTRARYADFTRKQYEQQIIQLQGQIEQYNQMMEVANEQMVYAKTLIDANLKQLPSGDVKVVDFIFSINSYINLKSGLIKYETNLYTLRNHLHNLIIQ, encoded by the coding sequence ATGTTACATCTTTCTGAAGCAAGGCGAATAACAGACAATTTTATTAAAGTACTCTTTGTCGTAGGACTGGGCATATGTGAAGGAGCCTCTGCTCAGCAACCAAAAAAATTAGACTACTTCATTACGTCAGCACAAGCTAATAGTCCTGTGCTAAACGATTACAATAATCAGGTCTGTTCATTAAAAATAGACAGTCTGAAATTAAAGGCAGATTATGGTTTTAAGGTAGATGGTATCGGTAATGCGTCCTATTCTCCAGTCATTAAAAAATGGGGATACGATAATAATCTTTCAGACGGGCAAACTCTTGCAGCAATAATAAGAGTAAGCAGAGAACTTCCAGTGAAAGGAAATATCAATGCCAGATTAGTAAATTACAGCCTAGGTATTCAACAGCTACTCAATCAATCCCAAATTACGATTCAAACTCTTAACAGAGCCATTACTGAGCAATACATAAACACGTATGCAAGTCAGCAGCAGTATCAGGTTATCAACGAAGTCGTGCACCTTTTGGAACAGGAAGACGATGTACTGAGTAAGCTCACCCAAACAGCCACATTTAAACAAACCGATTATTTAAGCTTCAAAGTTACTTTACAACAAAACATTTTAGCATTGAAACAGTGCAATGCCGAATGGAAAAACGAGTATGCTTTGCTCAGTTACCTTTCAGGTATTGTGGATTCAACTACACAGAGTATAGATCCTCCCACATTAAGTGATGATAGTTTTGTTCCGTTCGAAGAAAGTATTTATGCTCTAAGCAGTAATACCGACAGCCTGAAATTAACGAACGAAGCTAGAATAGTCAATTACGATTACAAACCCCGTTTATCCGCTTATGCAGATGCCGGTTATTCTTCTACACTTACCGTTGCTCCATACAAAAACCTGGGTTGGAGTACGGGGTTAAACCTTACAGTGCCAATCTATGATGGACATAAGAAGAAAATGCAGTTAAGGCAAAACAAACTATCTCAAGATACCAGAGCAAGGTATGCTGATTTTACCCGTAAACAATACGAACAGCAAATCATTCAATTGCAAGGTCAGATCGAGCAATATAACCAAATGATGGAAGTGGCTAATGAACAAATGGTATATGCAAAAACTTTGATAGACGCTAATTTAAAGCAACTGCCTTCCGGTGATGTAAAAGTGGTTGATTTTATTTTTTCTATCAATAGCTACATAAACCTGAAGTCGGGACTTATCAAATATGAAACAAATTTGTATACCCTACGTAATCACCTGCACAACTTAATTATTCAATAA
- a CDS encoding HAMP domain-containing sensor histidine kinase, translated as MKLTHHISIRYIGVTSIVMLLTIPVFYFIILFVMMNSVDETLLFQKQWIEKKLKTISPENFISYNNNIIITSGASAYDKERIFNQDIYIPEDNEIVTHRVLEFTTEANGKLYHIRCQKSLVENEDLLKSIIAMQSGIFIILLTSLLFINRNLNRKVWKPFYKTLNELHNYRVDKQSSLDLLPVKINELNDLNESINELTKRNHQLYIEQKEFTENASHELQTPLAIMQSNIDLFLQTSPITEEQALIIENLTDANQRMNKLNKALLLLAKIENNQFPNKERIYLSEIILKIVSRYEDATQQKNITLFTALDKEAEIYADKTLAEILFGNLISNAIRHTIQNGLIEITLNKNSFKITNTATGKALDAQKLFKRFQKSGIDSHSIGLGLEISQKIGNLYGCQINYSFDSNRHCFTVSF; from the coding sequence TTGAAATTAACGCATCACATTTCAATTCGCTATATAGGAGTTACAAGTATTGTTATGTTACTAACAATTCCTGTATTTTATTTCATTATACTATTTGTAATGATGAATAGTGTTGATGAAACGTTGTTGTTTCAGAAGCAATGGATTGAGAAAAAATTAAAAACTATTTCTCCCGAAAATTTTATATCGTATAACAATAATATCATTATAACTTCCGGTGCATCTGCATACGACAAAGAACGCATTTTTAATCAAGATATCTATATTCCGGAAGATAACGAAATCGTGACTCACCGAGTATTAGAATTTACGACAGAGGCTAATGGTAAGCTTTATCATATTCGTTGTCAAAAATCTTTGGTAGAAAATGAAGACCTACTGAAGAGTATTATTGCTATGCAATCAGGAATATTTATTATATTGCTTACCAGCCTGCTTTTCATCAATAGAAATTTAAACCGGAAAGTTTGGAAGCCTTTTTACAAGACATTAAATGAGCTGCACAACTATAGAGTCGATAAACAATCTTCACTGGATTTACTACCGGTAAAAATTAATGAGTTGAATGATTTGAATGAATCCATTAACGAACTCACCAAACGTAATCATCAGTTATATATCGAACAAAAAGAGTTTACCGAAAATGCCTCCCACGAGTTACAGACACCTTTGGCAATAATGCAAAGTAATATTGATTTGTTCCTACAGACTTCTCCAATTACAGAAGAACAAGCTCTGATAATAGAAAATCTTACGGATGCCAATCAACGCATGAATAAGTTAAACAAAGCATTATTATTGCTTGCCAAAATAGAAAACAATCAATTTCCCAACAAAGAGCGAATTTATTTGAGCGAAATCATCCTTAAAATAGTGAGTCGTTATGAAGATGCTACTCAACAAAAAAATATTACCCTTTTCACAGCTTTGGACAAAGAAGCAGAAATTTATGCAGATAAAACCTTAGCGGAAATTTTGTTTGGAAATCTAATTTCCAACGCCATTCGCCACACAATTCAAAATGGTTTGATAGAGATAACATTAAATAAAAACTCTTTTAAAATAACCAACACAGCTACAGGAAAGGCTTTGGACGCACAAAAACTATTTAAAAGGTTCCAGAAGAGTGGAATAGACAGTCATAGCATTGGTTTAGGCCTTGAAATCAGCCAAAAAATAGGAAATCTTTATGGTTGTCAAATCAATTATTCTTTTGATAGTAACAGGCATTGCTTTACTGTAAGCTTTTAA